The window TCGATTCTGCGCAAATAATGAAATAACAGCCACGCCGAGACGCTCCATGCGTACCCGAGCGCGGAGCGGTCGAGAACGGTCGGCGCCGGGTCGAGGCTGCCATAGATGTAGAGCTGCTTGAGGACGTCCGAGCCGTATCGGCTGTAGGTGCCCGAATTTCGGGAAGCCGCGCTTTCCATGGCTAGCAAAATGTCGCTGCCTAACTTGCCGCCGCCAACAGCATCAAACGCGATCGTCGCGCCGGTCTCAGCGACGGCGTCAAGCAGAGACGTACCGAACCGCTCGTCCTTCATGTTGAGTACGTGACTGGCGCCGAGATCTCGAAGAATGCGCATCTGCGGGTCGGAGCGCACAATGTTCACCAACGGGATGCCGTCGGCGAGGCATATACGCTGCAGCATCTGGCCAAGGTTGGACGCGGCAGGATTGTGAATGATCGCTCGATGACCGTTTCGGTTGGCGGTTTCAACGAAGCCCAGCGCGGTGAGCGGGTTGATAAACATTGACGCACCATCGGCTGCGCAGGCACCCTCGGGTAGTGCGATTGCATCAGCCACCTTGATCTTGCGGTAGTCGGCGTACATGGCGCCGCCGAACATGCCGACGCGCCTGCCTTGGAGCAACGTCGCATTTCTTCCAGCCGCTATCACTGTGCCAGCCCCTTCGTTGCCGACTGGAAGCGACTTACCGATCCGACCGGCGATTGAAGCCAGGTGCGCCCGGGGCACCGTGAGCTTCACTTGCGACAGGCTCCCAGATTCATTTGTCTCGATCGATGAGAGATCCGCAGGGCCCAGGAGCAATCCAATATCACTTGGATTGACCGGCGTGGCTTCAACGCGCACCACGACTTCATCATCGCCCGGTTCTGTCACTTCGACTGTGTCGAGCGAAACGGTAAGCGTGCCGCACCTGTCTACGGTCGATCGCAATTCTCGTCCCATCCAACCCATTGCTTGCCTCCGTCTCATGCGTTCAATTGGGCATCTTTCATACAATGAACCGTTCGAAATCGATTTCGATTTTGACGAAGCATAACATGAACGAGTTCCGCGCGCGCAAGCGGGAGGCAAGAGGGTATTAGCTCAATGGAGATGAAAAGGGACAGCTACTGAATCGCAGTCGCCGCGCCCCCCAAAGGCAGAGCAGATGGGAAGTAATGCGCAGGCAACTGCTCAATAGTTCAGGAAATCATCGCATTAAAGGATCTTCGCGGCGGGGATAGACGCTTGAGCAGGTCATCTACTTGAGTTCACCACGCCGTGCTTTTCGGTGAGGCTGGTCGTTGCTTTTGCGACACGCGCGTTCATCATCGCGAACGAGTAGACGAATGGAAAAGCTGCGCACCGCAGACTGCGCGGAAGTCGATATACCGTAAGGTGGACTGCAACGACGGCTCAGCATTACGACGGCGTACCGATTCAACTCGGACGAGCGCGCAGGTCGGGGAGCAGTGTTCCACCTTTTTAAGCCCGCAACGCGCGTGGCCGCCTGGGCGTGCTTGTATCGCCGCGCGCGGGAATTCGGCGCGGGCCATCGGAAGCTCGGATCATCAACTCAGGCTCCCAGATTTCCTGGAGCGAATGCGGTGACGCCCCTTCGAGCCGTTGAAGCAACATTTCCGCCATCCGCTTTCCGGCTCGATGCGTCTCGGCTGAGAAGGTGGTCAGTGCGGGTTGGACATAGCGCCCGATCGGATGATTATCGCCGCCGATCACGCCTACGTCGTGCCCGGGGGCCCTCCCGGTCTCCGCGATCCCCCGAAGCACCCCGAGTGCGATTAGATCGTGACCGCACACGATCGCGGTGGGCGGGTCGGCCAATTGCAGCAGACGGCGTGCGGCCTGGGCGCCGCCTTCTTCCGATATATCCGCCTCGATACAAAGCGATTGGTCAAACTCAATTCCAGCTGCCCGCAAGGCCTCTGAATAGCCCAATCTCTCGAGGTGGCTAAACATAAGGTACTCCGGAGCATGGACTAATGCGATTCGGCGATGCCCCAGCGCGATGAATCTCCCGCAGCCGGTGCGCCCAACGACCTGATGATCTATGTCGACAAACGGAAACGCATCCGATGTCTCACTTCGGCCAAAAGCGACGAATGGAATGTCGCGCTCGAGCAGATACGCGATGCGTTCGTCCTGCCGACGGGTGCGTCCGAAGAGTATTGCGTCCACACGCTGCCGTTCGATAAGCCGCTTGAACAGGTCGAGTTCCGTCTCCACGCTACGCCCGGATGCAACGATCACCTGAAGACCGCTGTTTTCCATCGCGTCGTTCACACCCATCAGCATGTCCAAGAAGAAAGGGTGAGCAAAGGATGTCTGCGGCGGCGAGACCACGAACGCGACCGTGTCGGCCGTTTGGCGGCGTAAGCGACGCGCGGCCGGGTCGGGGCAGAAGCTATAGCGCTCGGCGGCCTCCAGAACCCGCTTGCGCGTTGCCGCACTCACGTCTTCGCGGCCATTTAGCGCCTTCGAGACGGTGCTAACGGACAGCTTTAGCTTCGCTGCGAACTCTTGGATGTTCATATGGGCTGCGCTCTTCCATGTCTGCTTCGTCGAGGCGTCGAAAACGATTTTTGGCATTTTACCCTTTCTGAGACCACAGCGTGCGGGTTAACGTTCTGTTTTAAGAAATCGATTTCGGCCAGTGTTTTCGTCGACAGCGGGTCGGTGTTTACCCGCCTCGAACGTCGTCTAACTAGTCGTCGAGCCTCGGCGTGACCGGGCCAGAAACCCTGTCTGCCTTACCTCTGCAAGACGCAAGAGACCAGATCACAGACTAAAACGATTTCGGAACGAAACAGTCGATGCTTGAACTTTTCGTGACCGGGTGCTAACTTGTATTCGAAATCGTTTTCGACAAACGATGGCGGCGCGGCAAATCCATGCCGAACATGTTTATTCCATGGTGAACACCTTGATCGAATATATCGTCACACCCAACGCACCTCTGCCGCGCGGACACTACGCTCAGGCTACCAAGGCCAATGGTCTTGTCTTCGTGTCCGGACAGTTGCCACTCAAGAATCAGGACGGCGTTGCTTTACCTGAAGGACTCGACGCACAGGTTCATCAGGCGTTGTCCAACATGCGCGAGGTTCTGCTTGCGGCAGGAAGCGATGTGGACAAACTGCTGAGCGTACAGATCTATGTGTCCGATATCGAAAACTGGCCGCGGGTGAACGAACTCTATCGCGCCTTCATCGGCGAAAACGCACCCGCTCGCACAGTCGTGCCGTGCGGCTATTTGCACTATGGCGCGCAAATCGAAATTAGCGCCATCGCCCTTTCTGGCGCGCCGATTCAATAAGAAAAACGCTGGCGCGACAAGAGCGCATGGAACACACATCCACGGAGTTCAGTGAGGAGAGAATCATGCAGGCGCTTAACTGGTACAAGGAAGCGGCTCCGGCCGAGCGGCGTACGTTTTGGGGATGCTTTTGCGGCTGGACACTGGACAGCTTTGACAATCAGGTGCTGTCGTTTTTGTTGCCCGCGCTTATGGCAGCGTGGCACTTCTCGAAAACCGAAGCGGGGCTTATCGCCACCTCATCTTTGCTCGCAGCCGCCGTTGGTGGATGGATCTCGGGCATCCTGAGCGATCGTCACGGTCGCGTGCGGGTGTTGACGGGCTCGATTATCTGGTTCACAGCGTTCAGCGTCGCTGCAGGATTCACAACTTCATATCACCAGTTACTCATCGTGCGTGCACTGCAGGGGCTGGGGTTCGGTGCGGAATGGGCCGTCGGTGCCGCCTTGATGGCGGAGGTCATTAACCCGATCCACCGAGGTAAGGCACTTGGGCTCGTGCAGAGCGGCTTCTCTGTCGGCTGGGCACTCGCTGCTGTCATCACGGGGTTGCTGCTCGCATATCTTCCTGCTTCGATCGCATGGCGTTCGGCGTTTTGGGTCGGTGTTGTGCCGGCGCTCGTTGTGCTGCTGATCCGCCGATACATACCCGAGCCCGAAGTGTTCCGCGAGATGAAGAAGGCTACGGGCGGTGCCGTTGTGGCAACGTGGCGTTCGTCTTTTCGCCGAGATGTGCGACGGTGGAGTCTGCTCGCAGCGCTGCTCGTCACTGGACTCCAGGCCAGCAGTTACGCGATCATGATCTGGCTTCCGACGATGCTCATTCAGGTCCGGCACTTGCCGGTGTCGAGTGTTGCAATGATGGCGACGATGATGAGCGTCGGCTCGTTCATCGGCCAGGTCGGTTTCGCTTACCTCAACGACTCATTCGGCCGCCGCTTCACCGCAATCGCCTTTTGCATCTTTTCCGCGTCGATCACAGCCTGCTACCTCTTCGTCCCGATGGATCCGTGGATGCTCGCGCTGCTGGGCTTTCCGGTGGGCATGGGCATCAACGGTGCCTTTGCCGGAATCGGGCCGATGCTCTCGGAACTGTTCCCCACGGAGATCCGCACCACCTGCATGGGATTTTCTTACAACGTCGGCAAGTCGGTCGGCGCCATGAGCGTCGCTTTGGTCGGAGCCGTTGCCGAGCGCATGGGCATGGTTGGATCGATCGCGCTTTTTAGCTTCGTTGGCTACTTCTGCGCGCTGCTTGCGTTGACGTTCCTGCCCGAAACACGCGGGCGGGACCTTTCCAACGTCGTCGCTGACAACGAATCCTTGGAACAAGCAGACTTGCTCGAGCAGGTCAGCGCCACGCGCAGATGAACGTCTGACCCAATAGACGTCGGAAACATGGAGACACGTATGAGCAGTGAATCGGGGGTCGAATTTTACGATCCCGCCGAGGGGCATGGCCTGCCGCATGACCCCTTCAAGGCGATTGTCGCGCCTCGCCTGATCGGCTGGGTGTCGACGCGTTCGCCGCAGGGACAGCCGAACCTTGCGCCGTACAGTTTCTTCGGTGCATTTGCGAGTTCGCCGCCCATCATCGGCTTCGCGAGCGAAGGGCGGAAAGACAGTTTGCGCAATATCGAGGCAACGCGTGAATTCGTGTGGAACCTCGCGACCCGGCCACTTGCGGAGCAGATGAACCTGACCTCCGCCACCGTTGGGCCGGAAATCGATGAATTCCAGCTGACGGGGCTCACGCCTGCGGAGGGTCGGAATGTGTCGGTGCCGCGGGTAGGTGAATCGCCAGCGGCGCTTGAGTGCCGATTGTTGCAGGTTATACACCTTCTTGATCTGCACGGGAGCCCGACCGACAGCTGGCTTGTACTTGGTCAGGTCGTGGGCGTGCACATTCAGAAGGCTTATCTGAAAGACGGTTTGTTCGATACGCGTGCCGCGCAGCCGATTATGCGGGCTGGCTATCGAGCGGACTACGCGCAGATCGGCGAGATGTTCGAGATGTATCGGCCGGTAATATGAGCGATTCCTACAAGTTCGAGAACATGCGCCTTGGAACGAAAACGATTTCGACAGTGAGATTGAAATGACTCAAATCGACAACGAAGTATCGATGATCCGCGAAACTGCCCGCCGCTTCGTGCGCAACCGGCTTGTTCCGCTTGAACAGCAAATTGAGACGGACGATGACGTAAGTCACGAGTTGCTTGCCCAACTGCGATCCGAAGTCGCGGCCCTCGGCCTGTACGGGTTTAACCTTCCAGAGAGTATCGGTGGCCCCGGGCTATCGGCTGCAGCAAAAGTGGCCATTCTCGAGGAGCTCACATACACGTCTGTCCCGTTGAGCGAGGTGTTCGGCCATCTGCCGCTTCAACTGTCTCAGGCGAACGACCGTCAACGCGCCGAGCTGTTGCCCGAGATCCTCGCCGGCCGAAAGATTGTCACGTATGCGCTGACGGAGCCTAACGCCGGCTCAGATCTCGGTGGCCTGCGCACGCGTGCAGAACGGGCGTCGGGCGGATGGGTACTCAACGGAAGCAAACATTTCATTTCTCACGCGGAGACGGCCGACTACATCATCGTGCTTGCCGTAACCGATGCAGGCGCATCCCTCAAGGGTAAGCTCAGTACTTTCATCGTCCGCAAGGGAAATCCGGGTGTAGTCGGCATGACGCGCTACCGCAAGATGGGATGGCGAGGCTACCACCTCAATGGTTTCACGCTCGAAAACTGCTTCGTTCCCGAGGAGGACTTGCTGGGCGAGGTCAATGCGGGCTTCCTCGGCATGATGCAGTCGATCAACCAGGATCGCTTATTGTCGGCGAGCCGTTCGCTTGGTCTTTCGGCACGGGCCCAGACGATGGCCTGTGAGTATGCGCAAGAGCGCAAGGCATTCGGCGCGCAGCTTTCCCAACATCAGGCAATCCAGTTCATGGTTGCTGATAACGATGTGGAAATCGAAGCGGCACGCATGCTGATTGGCGCGGCGGCGCAGATGATCGAAGACGCCGATCCGCGCGCACATGTCGCTGCATGCCGCGCGAAGCTTTATGCGAGCGAGATGGGTTGCCGCGTGACCGATCGCGTGCTCCAGATCTTTGGCGGCATGGGTTACATGACAGAACTGCCTATTGAACGTTTTTACCGCGACGCGCGTGCATTCCGCATTGGTGAAGGTACGTCAGAGATGCAACGCATCCAGATTGCGCGTGCTGCCTTCGCATCGGGAGGTCATCATGGCCTTTGACCTGCTCGACGCGGGAAACCTCGAACTGCCCGCTCTGCATCACGGAGTGCATAGTTATACGCGCGGCGATCTGGGACTTGCGGGGCGGCGTGCCGCGTCATTTCTTCATGAACTCGGTGTAAGACGAGGCGACACCTTCGCGGTGTGGCTTCCCGATGGCGCTGTATGGATGCAACTCTTCTTCGGCGCAGCTCAACTTGGCGCTCTGATGGTGCCAGTGAGCACCCGCTTCCGAAAGCAGGAAGCGCTGCATGTCGTGAAAACATCGAAGGCGCGTGTTCTCTTCGTGCCAAAGCGTTTTCTCGATTTTGACTACGCCGGCTCGGCGCGCGAGATCGACGCTTCGTGCGAGGCGTTGAGCCATGTCGTCGAAATCGAACGATTCGACGGTCTCGCATGGAGCGAGCGCGAACCTTACCCACATTGGGACGGGCGTGATACCGATCTTCTCTGCACTTTTATGACCTCGGGCACGACGGGGCAACCGAAGCTCGCGGCACACACGGCGGGCGGAATTGCTCGTCATGCGCGCAATGTCGGTTCTTACAACGATATGCGAACGAACGACGTAGTGCTCTGCGCGCTGCCTCTTTATGGCGTGCTTGGTTTCGTGCAGGCTATCGCGGCCCTCGCATCGGGCGCTGCGTGCGTGTTACTGCCCGTGTTTAAAGCGGACGCTGCAGCGGCGGCTATCGAACGGCATCGCGTCACGCATTTCTTCGGTTCGGACGCCATGTTCGACATGGTGCTCAACGCTGGAGACTACTCCCTTGCTACCTGGCGCCGCGGCGCATTCCCGGAATATGCAGGCCTTGGTCGCAGTGTCATCGCCAAGGCGTGGGACGCTTGGGGGGTTCGACTGACAGGTTTGTACGGCATGTCCGAATGTTTCGCGATGGCGGCGATGCGCGACCCGCAAGGCGACGCGGAGCAGCGGGGGACGCCCGGAGGCAGACCGATCTCGCCCGAGATCGCCTTCCGAATTGCCGACCCGGAGAGCGGAGAGACGCTTGCAGACCGTCAACAGGGCGAACTGCAACTGCGCGGCTACAACATTATGGCAGGTTACCTCAACAATCCCGCTGCAACGGCGGCAACCTTCACCGCGGACGGCTGGTTCAAGACGGGCGATTTAGCCTACGCCGATGGTGGCTCTTTCCGCTATGTCGGCCGCATTAGGGACAGTCTGCGCCTGCGAGGCTACCTGGTTGATCCCGTCGAAATCGAGTCCTTCCTCACGCAGCATTCCGGCGTAGAGGCGGCCCAGGTCGTCGGCGTACACGTCGAAGGAGAAGGGGACGTCGCGGTCGCATTCATTCGCGCGTCCACGACACCCGAAACTGAGGAGGCGTTGCTTGCCTGGTGCAAGCAAGGCATCGCCGGTTTCAAGGTGCCTCGCCGCATCATCGCAGTTGAGGCGTTTCCGCAAAAGGAAGGTCCTAACGGCGTCAAAATCCTGAGAAACGAGTTGCGTGAAATGGCCGGACGTTGTCTCGGTATTGCGCAGCCGGCATCGGTATGACATGGGAGATTCGACAAATGAAGCAAGCTGACATTCGCTCCGACATTGCGTGGGCGACACCAAAGAAGGTAGTTATTCACGGTCTCGATTTGTGCGACGACATTGTTGGGAAGATTGACTTTGGCCAAATGGCGTTCTTGCAATTATTCGCGCGCCTGCCGCAGGAGCGTGAGCTACGCATGTTCAACGCGATGATGGTCATTCTTGTCGAGCATGGCATCACGCCTTCGTCACTCGCCACTCGCATGACGTATGCGGGCGCGCCGGAAGCCGTTCAGGCGGCCGTGGCTGCAGGTTTGCTTGGTCTCGGCTCGGTTTTCGTGGGTTCGCTTGATAACGCTGCCCGACTATTGCAAGAGTCGATTCCCAACCCGGAGAATGCGCCCGACATCGATGCACTCGCCCGCCTGATTGTCGAGAGCTACCGTGAACGCAAGGAGATTTTGCCGGGAATCGGGCATCCGTTTCACAAGCCGATTGACCCGCGCGCGCCGGCGCTCTTCAAAGTCGCTAAAGAGACCGGCTACGATGGCCCCTACATCCGCCTCATGACTGCGATCGGCACAGAGGCGGAACACAAGCTTGCTCGCGCGCTGCCGGTGAATGTCACGGGCGCGATGGCGGCGGTGGCGTCTGAAATGGGCATTCCGTGGCGCATCTGCCGTGGGTTGGCCGTTGCAGCTCGCGCGGTTGGCTTGGTCGGTCACGTACTTGAAGAGATGCGGCAGCCATTCGCGACCGCCCTATACCTTCGTACGGAGCACGAAGCGAGCGCACATCTGATCCCAACGCAAGACCGAGAACAATCGTGAGTGCGCCGCTGCCAAACGCCTTTCGCTTCTGGACCGAAGAGAAGCTAAGGAATGCGGATACCGACCAATTCCGGCATGTCAACAATGCGGTGATCGCAACGTTCTTCGAAGCGGCGCGGATGGAGATCTTCTCACCGCCGCAGATTCGTTCACTGATGGATGGCGCGAATCTCGCAGTTGTCAGACTACTAATCGAATTTCGCACGGAGTTGCATTTTCCCGGCCACGTTGGCGTCGGAAGCGCGGTCATCGAAGTGGGAAATACATCGTTCAGAGTGCGGCAGAGCATGTTCGATGACCATGACGAGACGCTTTGCGCTACGGCGGAAGCGGTTTGTGTCCTTGTACACGGTGAGACCGGACGTCCGCATCCGATTGCACCCGAACTTCGGGCATATCTTTCCAAGGACGCCGAGAAGGAGACTTACTCATGACGACAGGCACGGTTATGTATGAGCGGCTCGGAGATATCGCGCTCGTGACGCTGAATGATCCGAGCCGCCGCAATGCGCTGTCCCGCGAGATCGTCCGTGGCGTGTCAGCCGCTTTGGACCGGGCGCTGGAGGACGGCGCTCGCGCGGTCGCTATCGCCGCAAACGGGCCCGCGTTTTGTGCCGGCGCAAACATCGACGATCTCCGTTCTGGATGGATGGAAAGTCCGCCGCCCGACGAAGATCCCGCACTGATGTTTAAGCGCATTGCAGAGTTCGAGCGACCGGTCATTGCGGCGGTTCACGGCCCGGCAATAGGGGGTGGCATGGAACTCACCCTCGCCTGCGATCTGGTTGTCGCAAGCACCACCGCATGGCTGTCGATGCCTGAATTGGGGCACGGTGTCATTCCGAACACTGGCGTCGCGCTGTTGTCGCGGATCGTCGGATTGCGCCGCGCATTTGATCTCATCCTGACGCGCAGACGTGTTCCGATCGAGGAAGCGCTGGAACTCGGCCTGGTGAACTGCGTGGTTTCTTCCGAGGAACTGAGCGACAGCGTTCTGTCTTTGGCGCATCAGGTGGTTGACACTGTGCCGCCCGGCGCGTTGAGAGCGGCCAAGCTCAACCTTTGCGCACACGCGGGGATAGATTGGGAGCGCGTCGTGAGCTCGCCACGAGATGTGCCGAAAGAAGAGTGGCAGGAAGGGCTCGATGCCTTCACTCAGAAGCGGAACCCCAACTACGCACGCTTTTGGAGCTGAGGTGCAACGCTGTGCTATGCATTGAAGGGAGATCAAAGTGAAAGTACTCGTATCGGTCAAGCGTTCGGTGGATCCCAACGTGAAGGTGAGCGTCAAACGTGACAACACCGGCGTCGATATTTCGAACGTCAAAATGTCGATGAATCCGTTCGACGAAATAGCAGTGGAAGAAGCGGTACGCTTGAAGGAAGCGGGCGTCGCGACGGAAGTGGTCGCGGTGTCAGCAGGCAACGCGCAATCTCAGGAAACGCTGCGCACTGCTCTGGCCATTGGCGCGGATCGCGCGATCCTAATCGAATCAACCGGGGAGTTGCAGCCTCTCGCTGTGGCAAAGCTCCTCAAGGCGATCATCGACAAAGAGCAGCCTTCTCTCGTCTTGCTAGGCAAGCAGGCGATCGACGACGACTCGAATCAAACGGGTCAGATGCTTGCTGCGCTGGCGCGCTTTCCCCAGGCGACTTTCGCATCGAAGGTCACCATTGCGGACGGGAAGGCCACAGTTGAACGCGAACTGGACGGTGGCGCAGAAACGCTGTCGCTCAGGCTTCCCGCAGTGGTGACGACCGATTTGCGTCTGAACGAGCCGCGCTACGTCACGCTACCGAACATCATGAAGGCCAAAAAGAAGCCACTCGAAATCATCTCATCCGGATCGCTCGGGGTCGATGTTTCCCCGCGTCTGGAGACACTGAAGGTCACCGAGCCACCGAAGCGCGCCGCTGGCGTGAAGGTCGCTAACGCGAAGGAACTGGTCGCAAAACTGACATCCGAAGCTAAAGTGCTTTGACGCTCGAATGGGCGGAGAACGAACATGACGATTCTTGTTATCGCTGAACACGACAACCAAACGCTTAATGCGTCGACGTTAAACACCATCGGCGCCGCGGCCGTGATCGCGACTTTTACCAATCATCCGATTCATGTGCTCGTCGCAGGACACGGTGCAAAAGCGGTCGCAGAAGAGGCCGCGAAAGTGGCGGGGGTCGAAAAGGTGCTTCTCGCCGATGCTCCTCGGCTTGCTGAAGGCCTTGCGGAGCCTGTCGAAGCCACGCTCGTGGATCTTGGCAAAGACTATTCGCACATCTTGGCGCCTGCGACTGCCTATGGGAAAAACATTGCGCCGCGCGTTGCAGCCCGGCTGGATGTCGCTCAAATCAGTGAGGTCATATCTGTTACTGATGTCGACACGTTTGAGCGGCCAATCTATGCGGGAAATGCCATCGCGTTGGTTCGGTCTCGCGATCCGATCAAGGTGCTGACGGTTCGTGCAACCGCTTTTGATCCCGCGGCATGTGAGGGCGTTGGTGCTTCGATTGAAGGGATTCGCGCAGCCGATGATGAGGGCCTGTCGCAATTCGTGAGCCGGGAGGTGACAAAGCTGGACCGGCCTGAACTGACATCGGCGAACGTGATCGTGTCCGGTGGACGCGGCCTGGGCAGCGGCGAGAGCTACCGGGCCGTGCTGGAGCCTCTGGCTGATCGGCTTGGCGCGGCGATGGGCGCGTCACGAGCGGCAGTCGACGCTGGGTTCGTACCCAACGACTATCAGGTCGGCCAGACGGGAAAGATCGTTGCGCCGCAGTTGTATATTGCGGTCGGCATATCCGGTGCGATCCAACATCTCGCAGGCATGAAGGACTCGAAAGTGATCGTGGCGATCAACCGAGACGAAGAGGCGCCCATCTTTAGCGTTGCGGACTATGGCCTTGTTGGTGACCTCTTTGAGTGCGTTCCTGCGCTGCTCGACGAGTTGGATGCGCCGCGATGAACGCGCAACTTCCGATCCGCGCAGAATCCGGCCTGAGGCCTATCCACAACTCTCGCTTACAGGGCAGGGCGATCGCTAATGCGGAAGATGCGGAGTTGTGGCGATGGTTTTCCCTGTTGGTGCATGACTCACGCATTCGATGGATACACGCGCACGAAGGCTGGCTTGTATCCATCGACCATCGGCACGTAGCTACTGAGTCGTCCTTCGACGAAGCAATGCGCTCGGCGATGTTGCGCTTTAAGGAGCGGTCCGGACACCAACAAACAAAGTTTTGATTTCGGCTCTTTCGAGTCGATGCTTTCCGTTCAAAGAACGAACAACTTATAGCTAACGATGACTTTTCAAACGATCAACCCGGCAACCGGGAAACTTGTGAAGGAATTCCCTCTTCAATCTGATGATCAGGTCTTTGCGGCCTTGGATGCTGCCCACAGGCGCTATCATGAAGACTGGAAGCAGCGTCCTGTGGCGGAACGTGCTCGCATCGTCGCTCGCGCTGCGAAGATTCTCCGTGAGAAGCGAGATGAGTACGCTACGCTGCCTACCCTCGAAATGGGGAAGGTTACCCGTTTCAGTTATCTCGAAGTCGATCTCGTAGCTGACATCCTCGACTATTACGCGCAAAACGGCGAAGCGTTCCTGAAGGCACAGCCGGTCCCTGGGGAGCCCGACGCGACAATCCTGGCCGAACCCATTGGTGTTGTTCTCGCCATTGAGCCATGGAACTTTCCGTACTATCAACTGGCTCGTGTCGCGGCGCCCCAACTGATCGCAGGCAATGTCGTCCTGATGAAGCACGCCGAGAACGTCCCGCAATGCGCGCTCGCTTTTGCGCGCTTATTCGAGGAGGCCGGCGCGCCAGAAGGCGTGTACACCAATCTATTCTGCAGCATCGATCAAGTCGCGAAGCTAGTAGACGACTTCCGCGTGCGCGGCGTCGCGCTGACGGGAAGCGAGCGAGCGGGCGCGTCCGTGGGCGAGCGTGCGGGGCGAAGTCTCAAGAAGGTGATACTTGAACTGGGTGGAAGTGATCCTGCGCTTATCCTCGAAGGCGCCCCGCTGGATCATGCCGTCGAGCAAGTTGTGATGGGGCGCACGTTCAACTCGGGGCAAGGATGCGTGAACATCAAGCGCGTCATCGTGGTCGGGAAGGACCGTGGGGCTTCTATGCTCGCGATGTTGAAAGAGAAATTTGCGGCGATCAAAGTCGGCGATCCGACGGACGAGTCTACGGTGCTCGGGCCGCTCGTCAGTGAACGCGCGCTTCAAGGCCTGCTGACACAGATCGATGAGGCCAGAGCCGCGGGCGCCCGCATCGTGCATGGAGGTAAGCGGGTGGAGCGTGATGGCTTTTATCTTGAGCCTACGATCATCACGGATATCGCAGAGGCCAACCCGCTGTTTCAACAGGAAGCGTTCGGTCCGGTATTGTCCTTTTATATCGTCGATAGCGAGCAGGAAGCTATCCGGTTGGCC is drawn from Caballeronia sp. NK8 and contains these coding sequences:
- a CDS encoding electron transfer flavoprotein subunit beta/FixA family protein; translated protein: MKVLVSVKRSVDPNVKVSVKRDNTGVDISNVKMSMNPFDEIAVEEAVRLKEAGVATEVVAVSAGNAQSQETLRTALAIGADRAILIESTGELQPLAVAKLLKAIIDKEQPSLVLLGKQAIDDDSNQTGQMLAALARFPQATFASKVTIADGKATVERELDGGAETLSLRLPAVVTTDLRLNEPRYVTLPNIMKAKKKPLEIISSGSLGVDVSPRLETLKVTEPPKRAAGVKVANAKELVAKLTSEAKVL
- a CDS encoding enoyl-CoA hydratase/isomerase family protein; amino-acid sequence: MTTGTVMYERLGDIALVTLNDPSRRNALSREIVRGVSAALDRALEDGARAVAIAANGPAFCAGANIDDLRSGWMESPPPDEDPALMFKRIAEFERPVIAAVHGPAIGGGMELTLACDLVVASTTAWLSMPELGHGVIPNTGVALLSRIVGLRRAFDLILTRRRVPIEEALELGLVNCVVSSEELSDSVLSLAHQVVDTVPPGALRAAKLNLCAHAGIDWERVVSSPRDVPKEEWQEGLDAFTQKRNPNYARFWS
- a CDS encoding thioesterase family protein gives rise to the protein MSAPLPNAFRFWTEEKLRNADTDQFRHVNNAVIATFFEAARMEIFSPPQIRSLMDGANLAVVRLLIEFRTELHFPGHVGVGSAVIEVGNTSFRVRQSMFDDHDETLCATAEAVCVLVHGETGRPHPIAPELRAYLSKDAEKETYS
- a CDS encoding electron transfer flavoprotein subunit alpha/FixB family protein; this translates as MTILVIAEHDNQTLNASTLNTIGAAAVIATFTNHPIHVLVAGHGAKAVAEEAAKVAGVEKVLLADAPRLAEGLAEPVEATLVDLGKDYSHILAPATAYGKNIAPRVAARLDVAQISEVISVTDVDTFERPIYAGNAIALVRSRDPIKVLTVRATAFDPAACEGVGASIEGIRAADDEGLSQFVSREVTKLDRPELTSANVIVSGGRGLGSGESYRAVLEPLADRLGAAMGASRAAVDAGFVPNDYQVGQTGKIVAPQLYIAVGISGAIQHLAGMKDSKVIVAINRDEEAPIFSVADYGLVGDLFECVPALLDELDAPR
- a CDS encoding NAD-dependent succinate-semialdehyde dehydrogenase, with the protein product MTFQTINPATGKLVKEFPLQSDDQVFAALDAAHRRYHEDWKQRPVAERARIVARAAKILREKRDEYATLPTLEMGKVTRFSYLEVDLVADILDYYAQNGEAFLKAQPVPGEPDATILAEPIGVVLAIEPWNFPYYQLARVAAPQLIAGNVVLMKHAENVPQCALAFARLFEEAGAPEGVYTNLFCSIDQVAKLVDDFRVRGVALTGSERAGASVGERAGRSLKKVILELGGSDPALILEGAPLDHAVEQVVMGRTFNSGQGCVNIKRVIVVGKDRGASMLAMLKEKFAAIKVGDPTDESTVLGPLVSERALQGLLTQIDEARAAGARIVHGGKRVERDGFYLEPTIITDIAEANPLFQQEAFGPVLSFYIVDSEQEAIRLANATKYGLGGYVFDADVGHAKDVARQIESGMVYINSCFADSPKLPFGGIKNSGFGRELSELGMGEFLNRKLIRVSGAA
- a CDS encoding citryl-CoA lyase yields the protein MKQADIRSDIAWATPKKVVIHGLDLCDDIVGKIDFGQMAFLQLFARLPQERELRMFNAMMVILVEHGITPSSLATRMTYAGAPEAVQAAVAAGLLGLGSVFVGSLDNAARLLQESIPNPENAPDIDALARLIVESYRERKEILPGIGHPFHKPIDPRAPALFKVAKETGYDGPYIRLMTAIGTEAEHKLARALPVNVTGAMAAVASEMGIPWRICRGLAVAARAVGLVGHVLEEMRQPFATALYLRTEHEASAHLIPTQDREQS